The window GATAAAATCGGCGTTTCGATTTCAATGAAATCATTATTATCAAAAAAGTTGCGAATACTGCGATTTATCTTTGCACGTTCAATAATCCGCTCTTTGATAGAAGCACGACGTAAATCAAGATAACGATAAGTCATTCTGGTATCTTCTAAAACTTCGCTGTCATCACTAATAACAAATGGTGTTGTTTTAGCTTTGCTAACAATGGTTACTTCTTCTGCAATCACTTCAATATCACCAGTCGGAATATGTTTATTAATTGATTCTCTGGCAATAACTTCACCGCTTACTTCAATAACAAACTCAGTTCGAATCGTTTTTGCCAACTCATAGTTTTTGTTATCCGGATGAATAACAATTTGGGTAATACCTTTACTATCACGAAGATCAATAAAAATAAGCCCGCCTAGATTACGCTCCTTTGCCACAAAGCCGCGTAATCTCACTTTTTTGCCAATATCGCTGCTTCGTAATGCAGCACAGTTAAATAATTCATTACTCATATATATTCCTGCTTTCTTTTATTCTTGAACAAGTTGGTGCGGATGCTTTTTGAAATAGTCAACTGCATACGAACAAACCGGATGAATTTTATAATCATTAGTTTCACAAAATTTAATCGCCTCATGGACAAGTTCAGAAGCAAGTCCCATACCACGATATAACGGATTTACAAAAATTGATTCAATTGTAAAAACCGAATTCTCTAATGTATAAACCAAAGAACCTGCACCCTTATCATCCAAGTACAATTCAATTGCACGCTCAGTAATCTTAAATTCTTTTTTGAAATTATTTTCCATAATTATCTTCTCCTTATTAAATATATTTTTATTGAAAACGATTCACGCAAGGTACTAGCATCAGCTTTTGACTGATGCGTCGGAAATCAAAGGATTGCACCCTAAGGGTACTTCCTGCGGGCGCGGCGTTTCTCAAAAAAATAATATCTGATAAAAAAAGACGACTCAATCCCTCAAAAGGGACGAAATCGTCGCGGTACCACCCTTGTTTATGCATAAAATTATACATACACTTTAATAGCTGATAACGGTGCTTGCCGACACATCTTTTAATCAATGTGTTCCTCCAAAAGTGTCTTCTCAATCACGTGTTCCAGGTACTCACAGCAAAATATACCATTCTCTTGCGACACGAGTAAATTGATACTCCTCTTTTATTAACAGATATCTTTATAATCCAATGATACTTGAATCAATGTTTACTGTCAAGTTTTATTTAGTTAATGCTTTATTCCCAATATCATGACGATAAAAGAAACCGTCTTTTGATAGCTTATTTAATTCGTAATACACTTTTCTCTGTGCCTCAACCAAAGATTCAGCAAGTGCAGTAACAACTATTATTCGACCACCATCACTCACTAATTGATTATCGACTTCGGCAACTCCCGCCGAAAAAATATCTACATTGTCTAATAACTCAAGATTCTTAATCATGGTTCCGGTAATTGGCTTTTGTGGATAACCTTCACTTGCTAAAACAACGCCAAGAGCAAACTGGTCACGCCACTTAATTACTGGTTTTCGATCTTCCAGAATATCTAAAAGAATCGGTATCAAAGGACTTGCCAACAATGGTAAAATAACCTCAGCTTCTGGGTCACCAAAACGAGCATTAAATTCAATAACTTTTGGTCCGTCAATAGTTGCAATAATTCCACCATATAAGAAACCGGTAAATGGCACACCTTCTTGTATCATTGCTGATGCTGTAGCTTCCATAATCGTCAACAAAGCCTGATGACGCAGTGCCTCACTAATTTGCGGCACCGGGGCATATGCACCCATACCACCGGTGTTTGGACCCAGATCACCATCATAAGCACGCTTATGATCTTGTGATAATGGTATTGGATAAACTTTATCCCGATAAACAAAAGTCATGAATGAAAATTCTTCACCAGATAAAAACTCTTCAATAACAACTCGACTACCGGAACTGCCAAGTTTATTGTCGCCAAGCCAATCATTTAATATCTGCTCAGCTTCATTGTAACTCTGAGCAATAACCACGCCTTTGCCGGCTGCCAAACCATCAGCTTTAATAACAATTGGCAATGATTGTTGTTTAATATAAGCAATTGCTGCTGTTGCTTCATGGAAAACTGCATATGCAGCTGTTGGAATATCATACTTTTGCATCAGTTCTTTGGCAAAACTTTTGCTACTCTCAATTTGAGCAGCAGCTTTACTTGGCCCCCAAATCAATAACCCGGCCGCAGAAAAGGCATCAACAACTCCGGCCGCAAGACTTGCTTCCGGCCCGACAATTGTCAATTCTATCTTTTGTTCTTTAGCAAACTCTGCCAAATCATCTACAGCAGTCTCATCTATCGCAACCCTTGTTGCATATGAATGCATTCCTGCATTCCCCGGTGCGACAAAAACCTGATTCACAATATCATCATGTACAATTTTTTGAGCCATAGCAGCTTCGCGACCACCGCGACCAATAATTAATACCCTCATTTTCCCAC of the Culicoidibacter larvae genome contains:
- the purD gene encoding phosphoribosylamine--glycine ligase, with the translated sequence MRVLIIGRGGREAAMAQKIVHDDIVNQVFVAPGNAGMHSYATRVAIDETAVDDLAEFAKEQKIELTIVGPEASLAAGVVDAFSAAGLLIWGPSKAAAQIESSKSFAKELMQKYDIPTAAYAVFHEATAAIAYIKQQSLPIVIKADGLAAGKGVVIAQSYNEAEQILNDWLGDNKLGSSGSRVVIEEFLSGEEFSFMTFVYRDKVYPIPLSQDHKRAYDGDLGPNTGGMGAYAPVPQISEALRHQALLTIMEATASAMIQEGVPFTGFLYGGIIATIDGPKVIEFNARFGDPEAEVILPLLASPLIPILLDILEDRKPVIKWRDQFALGVVLASEGYPQKPITGTMIKNLELLDNVDIFSAGVAEVDNQLVSDGGRIIVVTALAESLVEAQRKVYYELNKLSKDGFFYRHDIGNKALTK
- a CDS encoding GNAT family N-acetyltransferase, whose protein sequence is MENNFKKEFKITERAIELYLDDKGAGSLVYTLENSVFTIESIFVNPLYRGMGLASELVHEAIKFCETNDYKIHPVCSYAVDYFKKHPHQLVQE